The genome window taatttaaataacttacTCACTTAGGGTCTAAGCTAAGTAAGCTACAAAAGTCTACTCAAATCCATCTTTATGTGACTAAAAGATTATACCCTTTCTACTATGTTATTCTGCTTTTATTCCAGTTAGCCCAATTACTAACACAGGGAACAAAGATAAATGATAattgtaccacatttttttttcagttgagaaAAACCAAAGGTCAAAGATTCTGAATAACTTGTCCAATACCATCTGGTAAGCGGCAGAGGTAGAATTAGAGCCCAGGACTTCTGATGAGGACTtcactatttttctatttcaacacaaataatttttactgtatgctgggggtgggaggagagatcAAGTGCCCTAAGTCaaagacaaaagagagagagagaaagaagaaacagatgtTCTAATGAGAAAGGTGAACCTAGGAAGTATTCtcttaaatttaaagaaacagtaATAAACTACCAGCTATTAAAAGCAAGCTATCAGAAGCAAAGATTTTATTACGGCATTAGAGGTTtatctggagaaaaaaaaaaaaaagaaagaaagaaagaaaagaaaaaaaaaggaaaccataTGACATTCCACAGAAtctttttcataaagaaaaagagaagctgTTATTTCACTGAGCTGTTGTCATGGTTACCTAAAACCCATGACTCTGCtgaaatgtgactttttttttctttccactgttTGCTTCCATGTGATGTGCCTTTCACCTGATGAGTGAACTTCCTGGCTGCAATTCACTCATGTTTATCATCTAAGAAATgcttattctctttattttgatttatgaCAGCTATTCTTGATTTACCTTCTCTTTTTATGGTTAGTTTATCTTTTGGTTGCAAACATTGGATCTAATTGCTTTGAGCATAGATATTTTGTACTTAAGTGTTATTAAGCAACCACCCAACTCCAAAGATAATGCACTCTTTCAATATATGACAAACATGCCTCTATTTTAAAAGCTTTgagcaataaacaaacaaagaaataaacacaaaaaagatTGTGAATATAAGCATTCTAAGAaaattaaccttaattacttgatattttgtatattattttacttaataggAAACTCTGCCAGGTAAATGCTATTAATCTTCTTTAAATGACACTAAGATATGTTGTAACTTGCTTGATCTTTATTatgctctccttttttttttttgcacgcacacacacacctatactTATATGGAAGCCCAGAGAGAACTACACAAAATGTTTTATCCCAGTTTTTGAGTAAGTGgctgcttatttgttgttgtgtctttggcATTGGCAATCCAGTACTATAAGTATTGTCTAAGGTCTTAGAAATCCATCCATGcagactttaaattttttatctacGTTAGCACTAGAGCTAACATTTCTCTGacttatatatttactttttaaaaaatgtacttatttttaaagcaattaatttttcaatagaaacattgattgtacctatttatggagtacaaagttATATtacaatacatgtatacaatgtgtgatgatcaaatcagagtaattagcatattaatcatctCAAACcgttatcatttctttgtgatgagaacagtTGATCCCTCTTCTAGCTATCTgggaacatacaataaattattgttcattATAGATGCCCAGCACTACTGCACACCATTAGACCTGATTTTTCCTGTCTTGCTGtaatttgtgtccattaatcaccttcttccttttcccctttcccttcccattCCCAAACTCTAGTAACCATGATTCTAcactctacttctaaaagttcaacttctttttttgttgttcaattTCGAATGTATTTATAAAGCCTGTTTTATGCATATATCATAGTTCTGGGCTCTGTGGataggaaaaatatttagaaatggtCTCTACTTTGGAGTGGCTGACAGTCTCAGAGACACAGACAGGTTTGAAAACCATTACATGTACTGAAGTATTATAGATGTCATGATATTAATCTGTACAAAGAGTAATGTTGGCCCAAAAGAGAGAGTGTCAACTCTACCTGAGTAAAGGAGATGGATCAATAAAGGTTTAATAGAATATTTCTATTATGACACAAATGAAAAGGACTATGTTACTGTGTCTTCCCATGTTGTCTGGGGCAAATGAACTTTAAGAGAGTAAAAGTGACTACATGTTAAATTATACATTCATAAATTAGGGGGGTTTTTCCTACCCCTTCTGAGTCTAAATAGATCCTTATAAACAGGTCACAGCACAGTGAACTTAAATAGCATTGAAGTCCGAGCCACTTGATTTTAGTCCTCAGATGTGTGTCTTTGGACATATCATTCTACCATGTTAGGTCACTtcatcttcttttgtaaaatgtggGCACTACACTAGATACCATTTAAGGTCTCTCAGCTCAGAGCTAATAACTGCTGTCAAATCTCTAAAATCTCCTTTTTTGTGTCAAGTGAAAAGATACctgaaaccaattaaaaaaaaaaaaaagtaggcttTGTATCAAAGGGCCTACTGGCTTAACGAATTTGGAAGTTATTAATGAGCTCACTTAAAGAGCAGAATCTATGTGTGGAATCTATTTGATCTCATCTCACACAAAATAGTCTAGTTCTTAATTTGAATGTTTAATTCAGGCAAAAGCATTCAAATTAATGGTGTGTTTGTTATAGAACCTGTGTTTTTGCAAACTGAAAGTAAAGAGATACCAAAGCAATCTCCATATTAATTAAACTAGAGATTCTCAGTGCtgactgcacattagaatcacataaggaagttttaaaaatacagatgcctgAACTTCATAGCAGACCACTTGACTCTGAATTTCTGGCAAGAAGTTAGACGGTGGAGCCTATGAaactgattttgtttctttcataattttttaaagctccctagGTGATTTTGGTATGGAGAACTGctaaattaaatcaatataagCAACAGATCTTAATTTCTGAAGGACTTTGTAACCAGAGAACTTGAGAAAAGGAATGGAAGCAGTCAAGGTGAGCTGGTTTGACTGTCACCTCTGCCACAGATTATCCCTACACAACACACAGTAGGTGGACATGAAATATTCATTTGTCTTCCTCATTTAAATTGAGGTTGGCTTGTTTTCCTTCAATGGACTTCCTCCACTTTATTTcctaattttactttaaaacccTGTTTCTACACAACCCTTTAATCATAGAACAAAGTTGAGGTTAATATTGTAACAATTTCAGTCAAGTACTTACCCACTAGacccaaaatgttttctttagaaaGTAACATTAACCAAAagtataaagagagagaaaaaaaatgaaaaaaatgccatTCAACAATCAATAAAtggttagaaaaaaagaaaatacaaacataGTTCTGGGCATCATCTGGTGATATGTATATACCTCATGTAATTAAATATCAATTTGTATCTATCTCTTAAGTTTTATTGTTCATGTAACTTTTGGGGCAATTTCGATAATTCTCTTGCCTTTCTGGGTCAAGTGAAGCTGTACAGTTAAGGAAAGCATTATAAATGACTGAAAATCCCACATTCAATATTGGCAATATTTTAAGCAGTAACAGAAGATGAGAGATAAGAGAGCTAGAAGATAAGATAAGAGAGCTAGAAGAGAGTTTTGAACTTTATAGATTAAAGCAGGAGGTCTGAAGACTTattgaaatagattttttttcaagtacaTTTTTCCACTCTTTCCTGAACGAATATACTCACCACTTTTGGTAGATATCTGACATTAATGACACCAAATATTATACAGAGGTCTTCCCCCCCTCCTCGCAATGAGATTCAGTTGGCACCATTTGCAAGGTGTGTGAACTTGGGAAGGGAAAGACATCTACATTTCAAAACTTGAAAGGCATCTTCTCATCCCATTCAAACATTCTGCTTAATTCTATACAGCATTGCTAGTCAAAAGTGCTGCATTAGAAATTATTGGAAGACAGGCAGAAATGCATTTCTTCCATCCGTGTGGTTTTGAAATGACAAATAATTAAACACATATTTCTTTGGTTACTTTTTGTCCCTAATTCAGAATTAAAAAGATCAGAACAGGAGAAATAGGGATTCAGTTTCAAAATAGCAATACCTTATATTGTATCTAAAGTTTGCAAGAATTTAGGAAGAAAGCTAATTTCTTCTGCAGCCTAATGAAAAAAGTGAGACAGAATGGTCCAGATCCTTTGGCTAAAGATATCATAACAGTCTTGTCCTTGGAAATAGTATGGAGTGGTCATGAAGCCAGACTATCTGAGGACAAATAGTATCTTTTCTACTTACCAACTGTGTGATTTTATGCAAGGTACCTGATATCTCTATTTCATTAAAATGGATAAAGCTTAATAAGAGTACTAAATGAGTTATGCACAAAAAGACTTACAACAGGGCTTCACACAGGCtaaatgctcaatgaatattagctgttttcattattttcctacTTGAGTCTCAGGATCctcatatattaagaaaaaattaaatttaatccaATCAGTATTTGCCAAACTTTCCTGATAATAATAATCACCATAGACAATTAGTAAATTATGCCTTCCCAGGGCCGCCTGAAGATTCTGATCAGTGGGTCTGGAATGGGGCGGGAGGGTTGTACTTTTAATATTTATGCCATATGAATGTTATTGTGCATACTAACTTTACTATTCAGAAACACAGGCCtagatcatttatttatttaatcacttaAACAtgcactaattcattcattcacaagtACTTTACGGGCTTTGCCTTTTGCCATGCACCCTCGTAGGTGCTGGGGAATACAATGATGAGTCAAGTACTCTTTGCTGGTGGGAACTTCTTCAAAATCTGGTAGAGGAGATATTAGACAATCACACATTTACCTATTTAATTATGATCTTACAGTGTGCTAGAAAGGAAAAATGCATAGTACAATGAGAGCTCTTAACAGGGGTCTTTTCCTACTCTGGGTGGGAAAGTTCAGGAAGGAAGTTTATGAAGACCTGCCTGCAGTAGTAATTGTTAAGATTCCTTTCTGCTTTGACATTATATGTCCAGCACATCTTACCTGCCAAGAGGAGAAGAAGGATGCTGAGCTGAGTAGGTTAGGATTCGCTGTGTTGCGACCTCCCATGTACTCatctgtgcaaacatcacagctGTCTGCATCTCGCCAATCCCAGTACGGAATAGTGAAGTTCTCATCCCCTGTCAGCATCTGGATTTCCTGTTCCCACAGCAACAAGAAGAGTCTATGCCAAGGCAGGAAACCTGGTGCTTCATGGGCAAAATCAATGTCTCTCCAGACTTCAGACCCCCCGAGCAGTGTGTCCCTTGACACATAATAATGTATCCAGACAAAGAGGTCATAAATGTTGATGTCCTTAAACATGGGTGTTGTTCCATTATTCATTTGTCCAAGGGTACCTATGGGGATGACATAGTCTGGACTGGTAGTATGCTTTGCTAAAGTGAGATAGGCAAAGAATTTGTCCTTTTCTGGGACACTCAAATCAAAGATGTTTCTTCTCACCAAGAGTCGCCTCTCTGTGCAGTTTGGTCCCCAAAGGCCAAACTTGCAGTTTCCACAGTTGAATCCCATGAAGTTGCCCAAGCACTGGCAGGTCCTATTATAAAAGACGGAGGGCCAAGACTCCCGGTCATCTACTCCCATGAAGGGAAATTGAGGCCCAAGCGGTGCATTGGACAGAAGAATGTCCTGACAGGAACCCCTTCCTGAAAGCTGGCCACAGGGACTCCCATCTCCCTTCCACGCTGGGCAGCATTCCTTCTCCATCAGGTTCTTGGGGGAGATACAGGCTCGAGGGAAATGGCCAGTGGAGGTCTGGAAACTCCACAGTAGGCAGTACAAAACAGCCAGAAACATTCTTCCTCTAGTTCTCTCAAGGTCGGCTTGAGCTGGTTAATCAGAGACACAGACTTTTCTTTCCAGATACCCCTACAATGACTATCACATGTTTTGGCTAAGACCTATATAACACCACTCCCACGTCCAACATCAAATACTTTATCTTAAGCTTTCTTCTTCTGAAAAGCACATGACTAACTTTTCTTTGGAGTTGGCATGCATCCCACAGTGGGATAGGCCTATGTTAAAGTGAGAAACATTATTCACCATTAATAGTTTAATTCTTatgatcatcataataataagATTAATAGTGATAATGCCTGACCTAAGCAAGCCCAGCTGACTATACAATTAATGATGATTTGAATTTCCAAATGAGTAGTGTAAGAAATATAATTTCTCATATTAAAAAAGGTCAGAAAATGTTAGAGATTGTGGGTGCAAGGTGGTTGTTTCCCAGAAACCATAAGTAGACTACATTTGTAGAACTCACTTTGCAGAGAGAGATTTTCATCTGAGCCCAGAGATTATTTCTCATATCTGATTAAATTCCAGCTTATTTAATTTATATGGAGTATCtgaaaaaaatatctttctgaTATTTTCCCTTGGTTATCTTGATGCGTTTTCTGACTATTTTTAAGAACAGGTCATTTTGATAGCTGGGTAGTCTGCTTCATTGTGGACAGTTTTGTAGTTAATATTccaaagatctctctctctctctctctctctccccccctctcatctctctctctctctctctctatctctatctctcttttaATGCTGTACCTAGCTGTTTCACCCATAAGTCCTGGAAATTaggaatttatttcaaattttgtttgCAATGTAATTCTTGGAAAAGAATTCTCAACTTagtgagataataaataagtaatatatttattcaataaatatgttttgatcattttaatctttgaggagttttattccTCTGTGTATAATGAGCTAGGGAAATTGAAATGCATGgctaaaactataattttaactACTCATGTTAGTTTTCAAATGCGTAGTATAGATAATAACTACATCAAACTTTTATTGGAAGGGATGTATTTGTGAACTGAGGATACTGGAAAGATTGCATAGTTTTGGATAACAGTATGCAAGTGTTACTAAAGGGGTGGCCCTTGAGTAAGACCTCAAAGGGCAGGCATAAGTTAGAAAGACAAATAAGAATGGAGACAACACCTGAGGCAGGAGATGCTGTGAGGTGGTGGAAACTGTTTCAACTGCTGAGATGGAGCATTTGATTCAGATTgccaccccccaccacacacacctcATAATAGGAAATTAAACCTGGGACCAATTCTTGGAGGGGCTTTGAAGACTTACTAAGTGGTTTGAACTAAGGTGAGCCCTTCTGTGAGTTGAAGAGTGACAAGCTGAGAGTAATCAAATCAAAGTTGCCCCTCTGAGGCTTGCTTCTTTATCCTGTCCTCACTTAAAGCTGGATAGTCCCCTGCACTTAAAGGAAAAGGACAGAAAGTGAAAGCTTTGAGGAAATCATCAGTGTCTGTACCCTGAGCTGAGGCATTCCAGGGAAAGCTGTCACTATCCTGGTGATTCTGGAATGTCAGCctgctctgctttcttctctttttgctgGAGCTTGATGCATTATTCAGAAAAATGTCAAGGTtccttcatataatttttttgagaCTCAGAACTGCAGTTGCGGGTGGATGGAGCAGTGTGTGGgttaagagaaagagaagtttCCATGGAAATGCTGCCTCTAGCTGGGATCAGGAAGTCATCACATGATCTCCACAAGGAGGCTTaatctttttcctctctcccttcagaGCCACAAAGAGATTAACACAGAGCTTTTTGTCCCTGGGGAGTCTTGGTTCTGCATTACTTGTAACCACATGTGgccttttctaattcttttccaTCTACTTGCAGACAGAATTGAACTTCTCATGTTCAATTTAATTAAGAAATTTGCCTTATACTTGCCTCCCTCTCGGACTTCCCAGCAAAATAACTTAGAAAGTCTCCATCATGTTTTCCAAGGGTTTTCGCATCTGCTTTCCCAAGACTATTTTTCATAATCTTCGGAACCCACTTAGAGGAATGACTAACATGTACTTTGTCTTCTTGATTTCCTGCACAGAGTTGATTTCCTTAAATTGATAGACCTCTTCATTCCTCCCAATATAGGCCACTCTCTCATTTGGCCCACATGTATAACCGTCCCATGTTCCTTATATCCAAACCCATGTAGACTGGTTCCTCTACTCTAGAGGTACATTCTTTGGGTGTCTCCAGATTACAGGATTTGGAAGTATCCTATTTTACCCTGGGAGATTATTGTCTGGCCTAACACAGAGTTAATGCAATATTCTATTACCTAGAATTAGGAGTTCAAAGTATGTAAGTACTTACTAAACTTTAACTATTAGGCATATGCTGAGATGGGAATGCTAtatagtttatttaaatattattttaattttagtaatttttaataatatttataactgTATATTTTACAGCCTTTCTTTCTGGATTAAATGACTTTTTTAGTTgctgtaaaagaaaattagagagcTATGAGGGAAGATGGCAGAGGGGTCTATCTATTCTCATGAGGGAGAGTCATGGAAAGTTTTCTGGGAGAAGTGACATTTCAAGTGACATCTGAAGGATTAGTAGAAGTCTGTTTGGTGAAGAGAACAGTGGGAGTGTAAGCTTCCCCAGCAGAGGAAATGCCATGCACAAAGGCTCCGAAGTGGAGACAGCATGGCATATTCAAAGAACCTGAGGTCAGTTAAGGAGGCtactagaagatggaaagatattccatgctcttggattggaagaatcaacatagtgaaaatgtccatactacccaaagtgatatacaaattcaatgcaatccccatcaaaattccaaagacatttttctcagaaatggaaaaaactattcagacatttatatggaacaataaaagaccacgaatagccaaagcaatgctcagcaaaaaaaataaagctggaggcataacactacctgactttaagctatactacaaagctataataaccaaaacagtatggtactggcataaaaacagacacactgaccaatggaatagaatagagaatccagaaatcaacccacacacttactgccatctgatctttgacaaaggcaccaaacctattcactggggaagggactgcctcttcagcaagtggtgctgggataactggatatcgatatgcaggagaatgaaactagatccatacctctcaccgtatactaaaatcaactcaaaatggattaaggatttaaatatacaccctgagacaataaaacttcttaaagaaaacataggggaaacacttcaggaaataggactgggcacagacttcatgaatacgaccccaaaagcacgggcaaccaaaggaaaaataaacaaatgggattatatcaaactaaaaagcttctgcacagcaaaagaaacaattaaaagagttaaaagacaaccaacagagtgggagaaaatatttgcaaaatatacatctgacaaaggattaatatccagaatatataaggaactcaaacaactttacaagaagaaaacaagcaacccaattaaaaaatgggcaaaagagctaagtaggcatttctctaaggaagatatacaaatggctaacagacatatgaaaaaatgctcaacatcactcagcatccgggaaatgcaaatcaaaaccacattgagataccatctaaccccagttaggatggctaaaatccaaaagactatgaacgataaatgctggcgaggctgcggagaaaaaggaactctcattcattgttggtgggactgcaaaatggtgcagcctctatggaaaatggtatggaggttccttaaacaattgcaaatagatctaccatacgacccagccatcccactgttgggaatatacccagaggaatgggaatcatcaagtcgaaggtatacctgttccccaatgttcatcgcagcactctttacaatagccaagagttggaaccagcccaaatgcccatcatcagatgagtggatacggaaaatgtggtacatctacacaatggaatactactcagctataaaaacgaatgaaatactgccatttgcaacaacatggatggaccttgagagaattatattaagtgaaacaagtcaggcacagaaagagaaataccacatgttctcacttattggagggagctaaaaattaatatataaattcacacacacacatacacacatacacacacaaaccggggggcggggaggaagaagatataacaaccacaattatttgaagttgatacaacaaacaaacagaaaggacattgttgggggggagggggggggagggagaagggagggaggttttggtgatggggagcattaatcagctacaatgtatatcgacaaaataaaatttaaaaaaaaaaaaagaaaaaataaataaataaataaataaatatttcatctacatacaaaaaaaaaaaaaaaaaaaaaaaaaaggaggctaTAGCCTGAAAGCAGTAGAGATGTGATATAAGTAGGAAGGTATGTATATAGACAAGTTCATAGTCATTAAAGGGTTTGAAGTAGAGTTTTGATGTAATCACATAGccatttaaaccagttcactcaaGCTGCTGAGGTGAGAACAGATGTGGGGATGGGAACTGGAGTAAATGTAGAAATAATTGTCAGGAGATTATTGGAATAAAGCAGGCAAGAAATGATGTTGCTTGGACCAGAGTGATGATCCCTGAGATGGATATAAGTGAATAGATTTAAGAGATACATAGGTGAGAA of Cynocephalus volans isolate mCynVol1 chromosome 4, mCynVol1.pri, whole genome shotgun sequence contains these proteins:
- the TYR gene encoding tyrosinase, with translation MFLAVLYCLLWSFQTSTGHFPRACISPKNLMEKECCPAWKGDGSPCGQLSGRGSCQDILLSNAPLGPQFPFMGVDDRESWPSVFYNRTCQCLGNFMGFNCGNCKFGLWGPNCTERRLLVRRNIFDLSVPEKDKFFAYLTLAKHTTSPDYVIPIGTLGQMNNGTTPMFKDINIYDLFVWIHYYVSRDTLLGGSEVWRDIDFAHEAPGFLPWHRLFLLLWEQEIQMLTGDENFTIPYWDWRDADSCDVCTDEYMGGRNTANPNLLSSASFFSSWQIVCSRLEEYNTRQALCDGTPEGPLLRNPGNHDKNRTPRLPSSADVEFCLSLTQYESGSMDKSANFSFRNTLEGFASPLTGIANASQSSMHNALHIYMNGTMSQVSGSANDPIFLLHHAFVDSIFEQWLRRHRPLKEVYPEANAPIGHNRESYMVPFIPLYRNGDFFISSKDLGYDYSYLQDSDPDIFQDYIKIYLEQARRIWPWLLGAAVAGAVLTAVLAGLTSLLCHHKRKQLPEERQPLLMEKEDYHSLLYQSHL